In one window of Streptomyces sp. FXJ1.172 DNA:
- a CDS encoding NAD(P)-dependent alcohol dehydrogenase produces the protein MTTVAAYAAPAAKAPLERTTIERRAVGEFDVLIDIKFAGICHSDIHQVRDGWRPGTFPMVPGHEIAGVVSEVGPGVTKYAVGDRVGVGCMVDSCRECDNCKAGLEQYCSNGGPTWTYNDTGKDGQPTYGGYAQKIVVDQNYVVRIPDGLSLDVAAPLLCAGITTYSPLRHWNAGPGKRVAVVGLGGLGHVAVKIAHALGADVTVLSQSLRKKDDGLKLGADHYHATSDPKTFEELAGTFDLILNTVSAPLDFAAYLSLLRTDGSMVNVGLPEEPVQIVLQSMFGNRRSLSSSGIGGIAETQEMLDFCAEHGIGAEIELIGAEEINDAYERVLSSDVRYRFVIDTATI, from the coding sequence ATGACCACTGTTGCTGCGTACGCCGCGCCCGCCGCGAAGGCCCCGCTGGAGCGGACGACCATCGAGCGGCGCGCGGTCGGCGAATTCGACGTCCTGATCGACATCAAGTTCGCCGGTATCTGCCACTCCGACATCCACCAGGTCCGCGACGGCTGGCGGCCCGGCACCTTCCCGATGGTGCCCGGCCACGAGATCGCGGGCGTCGTCAGCGAGGTCGGCCCCGGCGTGACGAAGTACGCCGTCGGCGACCGGGTGGGTGTCGGCTGCATGGTCGACTCCTGCCGCGAGTGCGACAACTGCAAGGCGGGCCTCGAGCAGTACTGCTCGAACGGCGGCCCGACCTGGACGTACAACGACACCGGCAAGGACGGGCAGCCCACCTACGGCGGCTACGCCCAGAAGATCGTCGTCGACCAGAACTACGTCGTCCGCATCCCGGACGGCCTGTCCCTGGACGTGGCGGCGCCCCTGCTGTGCGCCGGCATCACCACGTACTCCCCCCTGCGGCACTGGAACGCCGGCCCCGGCAAGAGGGTCGCCGTCGTCGGCCTCGGCGGCCTGGGCCACGTGGCCGTGAAGATCGCGCACGCGCTGGGCGCGGACGTGACCGTCCTGTCCCAGTCCCTCCGCAAGAAGGACGACGGACTGAAGCTGGGCGCCGACCACTACCACGCCACCAGCGACCCGAAGACCTTCGAGGAGCTGGCGGGCACGTTCGACCTGATCCTGAACACCGTCTCGGCGCCGCTGGACTTCGCCGCCTACCTGTCCCTGCTGCGCACCGACGGCAGCATGGTCAACGTGGGCCTGCCGGAGGAGCCGGTGCAGATCGTGCTCCAGAGCATGTTCGGCAACCGCCGCAGCCTGAGCAGCTCCGGCATCGGCGGCATCGCCGAGACCCAGGAGATGCTCGACTTCTGCGCCGAGCACGGCATCGGCGCCGAGATCGAGCTGATCGGCGCCGAGGAGATCAACGACGCGTACGAGCGCGTGCTCTCCAGCGACGTGCGCTACCGCTTCGTGATCGACACGGCCACGATCTGA
- the msrA gene encoding peptide-methionine (S)-S-oxide reductase MsrA, which yields MAAQTQRAVLAGGCFWGMEELIRRLPGVTATRVGYTGGDVPNATYRNHGTHAEAIEILFDPAKTDFRAILEFFFQIHDPSTKNRQGNDIGLSYRSAIYYVDDEQKRIAEDTIADVDASGLWPGKVVTEVEPAGPFWEAEPEHQDYLQRYPDGYTCHFPRPGWRLPARSEG from the coding sequence ATGGCTGCGCAGACACAGAGGGCCGTGCTGGCGGGCGGATGCTTCTGGGGGATGGAGGAGCTGATCCGCCGGCTCCCGGGCGTGACGGCGACCCGGGTGGGATACACGGGGGGTGACGTGCCCAACGCGACGTACCGCAACCATGGCACGCACGCGGAGGCCATCGAGATCCTCTTCGACCCCGCGAAGACCGACTTCCGCGCGATCCTGGAGTTCTTCTTCCAGATCCACGACCCGAGCACCAAGAACCGCCAGGGCAACGACATCGGCCTCAGCTACCGCTCGGCGATCTACTACGTGGACGACGAGCAGAAGCGGATCGCCGAGGACACGATCGCGGACGTGGACGCCTCCGGCCTGTGGCCCGGCAAGGTCGTCACCGAGGTGGAGCCGGCCGGCCCCTTCTGGGAGGCCGAGCCCGAGCACCAGGACTACTTGCAGCGTTACCCGGACGGCTACACCTGCCACTTCCCGCGCCCGGGTTGGCGGCTGCCCGCCCGCTCGGAGGGCTGA
- a CDS encoding helix-turn-helix domain-containing protein: MERRDEQPEAAAAGHSLDRRAELSEFLRSRRARLKPEDVGLPDFGRHRRVPGLRREELAQLAGVSVAYYTRLEQGNGRNVSAEVLDAIARALRLTNAEHAHLTHLAKPKSHKKKPAARQQQVRPALRQLLDTMDGVPAYVVGRRSEILAWNRMAAALFGDWAELAPAERNWARLVFLRPDYRDLFVDWEQKAIDIVCALRMDAGCYPDDPRLSALVGELSVKSEEFRRLWATHDVKEKNHGVKRLHHPLVGDLSLHFESFRLTDDSDQSLVTYHAEPDSASADALRLLASWGTDATRRASSVQ, translated from the coding sequence ATGGAACGCAGGGACGAACAGCCGGAAGCCGCCGCCGCGGGGCACTCACTGGACCGGCGGGCCGAGCTGAGCGAGTTCCTGCGCAGCCGGCGGGCCCGGCTGAAGCCGGAGGACGTGGGGCTGCCCGACTTCGGACGGCACCGGCGCGTGCCGGGGCTGCGCCGCGAGGAGCTGGCGCAGCTGGCCGGGGTGTCAGTGGCGTACTACACACGCCTGGAGCAGGGCAACGGCCGGAACGTCTCGGCGGAGGTCCTGGACGCGATCGCCCGCGCCCTGCGGCTGACGAACGCTGAGCATGCCCACCTCACCCATCTGGCGAAGCCGAAGTCGCACAAGAAGAAGCCGGCTGCGCGCCAGCAGCAGGTCCGCCCGGCGCTGCGGCAGCTGCTGGACACGATGGACGGCGTACCGGCGTACGTCGTGGGACGGCGCTCGGAGATCCTGGCGTGGAACCGGATGGCTGCGGCGCTCTTCGGCGACTGGGCGGAGCTGGCGCCGGCCGAGCGGAACTGGGCGCGGCTGGTGTTCCTGCGGCCCGATTACCGCGATCTCTTCGTCGACTGGGAGCAGAAGGCGATCGACATCGTCTGTGCGCTGCGCATGGACGCGGGCTGCTACCCCGACGACCCGCGGCTGTCGGCGCTGGTGGGCGAACTGTCGGTCAAGAGCGAGGAGTTCCGGCGGCTGTGGGCCACGCATGACGTCAAGGAGAAGAACCACGGCGTCAAGCGCCTGCACCATCCGCTGGTCGGTGACCTGTCGCTGCACTTCGAGTCCTTCCGCCTGACGGACGACTCGGACCAGTCCCTGGTCACCTATCACGCCGAACCGGACTCCGCGTCCGCCGACGCCCTGCGCCTGCTGGCCAGCTGGGGCACGGACGCGACGCGCAGGGCCTCGTCGGTCCAGTAG
- a CDS encoding ABC transporter permease: protein MFFTYLRRELRRRRKAALVVASGLALGIALVIVVNSVSNGMGKAQDKVLQSLYGLGTDMTVTKASTPGADSSGQPRFQFGARNNGDSSTQSSDRVRVQGFTTLAASTVTEVGDQKGVSSAVGGLSLNVFKVSGQFTRGQFQQDGGGAGGFRRGGSGRPQGEVKGGGADFGINQYTVFGTDVAHTALGPLTSSKITSGRTFRATETNAKVALADSAYAKTKSYKVGSAVTIKGTRFTVIGIATASSGDPAANLYIPLRQAQGLADEKDKVTTIYVKATDSQQIGSVKSAIQKNVPGTTVTTSADLAKTVSGSLSTASSLATDVGKWLSIAVLVAAFLVAGLLTSSAVSRRVREFGTLKALGWKSGRVTRQVVGEAVVNGLVGGALGIALGLAGAYLVTAVSPTLQAQLGGGGGAGAGGFGGPGGGFGSGGFGGPGRQAAKTLEVALTAPVSVMTIVLAVGLAVAGGLIAGAFGGWRASRLRPADALRRVE, encoded by the coding sequence ATGTTCTTCACCTACCTGAGGCGCGAACTGCGCCGCCGCAGAAAGGCGGCCCTGGTCGTCGCCTCCGGCCTCGCGCTGGGCATCGCGCTGGTCATCGTGGTCAACTCCGTGTCCAACGGCATGGGCAAGGCCCAGGACAAGGTCCTGCAGTCGCTGTACGGCCTCGGTACGGACATGACGGTCACCAAGGCGTCGACGCCCGGCGCGGACAGCTCCGGGCAGCCCCGCTTCCAGTTCGGCGCGCGGAACAACGGCGACAGCTCGACCCAGAGCAGCGACCGGGTCCGGGTGCAGGGCTTCACCACCCTGGCCGCCTCGACGGTCACCGAGGTCGGCGACCAGAAGGGTGTCTCGAGCGCGGTCGGCGGGCTGAGCCTCAATGTGTTCAAGGTCAGCGGCCAGTTCACGCGCGGTCAGTTCCAGCAGGACGGAGGTGGCGCCGGCGGCTTCCGGCGCGGCGGTTCCGGCCGGCCGCAGGGTGAGGTCAAGGGCGGCGGCGCCGACTTCGGCATCAACCAGTACACGGTCTTCGGGACCGACGTCGCGCACACCGCGCTCGGCCCGCTGACCTCCTCGAAGATCACCAGCGGCCGTACCTTCAGGGCCACCGAGACGAACGCCAAGGTGGCGCTCGCCGACTCGGCGTACGCGAAGACGAAGAGCTACAAGGTCGGCTCGGCCGTCACCATCAAGGGCACCAGGTTCACGGTCATCGGCATCGCCACCGCCAGCAGCGGCGACCCGGCGGCCAACCTGTACATCCCGCTCCGGCAGGCGCAGGGCCTCGCGGACGAGAAGGACAAGGTCACCACGATCTACGTCAAGGCGACCGACTCCCAGCAGATCGGCTCCGTCAAGAGCGCCATCCAGAAGAACGTCCCGGGTACGACGGTCACCACGTCCGCCGACCTGGCGAAGACGGTCTCCGGCTCGCTGTCCACCGCCTCCTCCCTCGCCACTGACGTCGGCAAGTGGCTGTCCATCGCGGTGCTGGTGGCCGCGTTCCTGGTGGCCGGCCTGCTGACCTCGTCCGCGGTCTCCCGCCGCGTGCGCGAGTTCGGCACGCTGAAGGCGCTGGGCTGGAAGTCGGGCCGGGTGACCCGGCAGGTGGTCGGCGAGGCCGTCGTCAACGGCCTGGTCGGCGGCGCACTCGGCATCGCCCTCGGCCTCGCGGGCGCCTACCTCGTCACGGCCGTCAGCCCCACCCTCCAGGCGCAGCTCGGCGGGGGCGGCGGCGCGGGCGCCGGCGGCTTCGGGGGCCCGGGCGGCGGCTTCGGCAGTGGTGGCTTCGGCGGCCCGGGCCGCCAGGCGGCGAAGACCCTGGAGGTGGCCCTCACGGCCCCGGTCAGCGTCATGACGATCGTCCTCGCGGTGGGCCTCGCGGTGGCGGGTGGGCTCATCGCCGGTGCCTTCGGCGGGTGGCGGGCGTCCCGCCTGAGGCCGGCGGACGCGCTGCGGCGGGTGGAGTGA
- a CDS encoding L,D-transpeptidase, which produces MTDSKRRRGLMAASALLGSVLMLSACSGGGKASAGGSGDTSQAKADAAAAKKSSEAQITITPKDGSDNASINNSATVTVSKGTLTGVTMTTEAGKAVAGQLAADKHSWKPTAQLDRSTTYKVSAEATDSQGRVAHENASFTTVSPANSFIGTYTPDDGSTVGVGMPVSINFDKAITNKAAVQKDITVTSSSGQEVVGHWFGANRLDFRPEQYWKEGSTVTLKLALDGVEGAPGIHGVQQKTVTFHIGRNQVSYVDAKTKQMKVTQDGKVVKTIPISAGAPEHTTYEGQMVISEKFTQTRMNGATVGFKDSDGKGEYDIKDVPHAMRLTSSGTFIHGNYWGAPSVFGSVNTSHGCVGLQDVKGAGDKNMPAAWFYNNSLVGDVVVVQNTGDKTVAPDNGLNGWNMNWAQWKAGSAA; this is translated from the coding sequence ATGACGGACAGTAAGCGGCGCAGGGGTCTGATGGCCGCGTCCGCTCTGCTCGGCAGTGTGCTGATGCTTTCGGCGTGTTCCGGCGGTGGCAAGGCCTCTGCCGGCGGCAGCGGTGACACCTCGCAGGCGAAGGCCGACGCGGCCGCTGCGAAGAAGTCGTCCGAGGCGCAGATCACGATCACGCCCAAGGACGGCTCCGACAACGCATCCATCAACAACTCCGCGACCGTCACGGTCAGCAAGGGCACCCTCACCGGCGTCACGATGACCACCGAGGCCGGCAAGGCCGTCGCCGGTCAGCTCGCCGCCGACAAGCACAGCTGGAAGCCGACCGCCCAACTGGACCGCTCCACCACGTACAAGGTCTCCGCCGAGGCCACGGACTCCCAGGGCCGCGTGGCGCACGAGAACGCGTCCTTCACCACGGTCTCCCCGGCCAACAGCTTCATAGGCACCTACACCCCGGACGACGGCTCCACCGTGGGTGTCGGCATGCCCGTGTCGATCAACTTCGACAAGGCGATAACCAACAAGGCGGCCGTGCAGAAGGACATCACGGTCACCTCCAGCAGCGGCCAGGAGGTCGTCGGCCACTGGTTCGGCGCCAACCGCCTGGACTTCCGGCCCGAGCAGTACTGGAAGGAGGGCTCCACCGTCACCCTCAAGCTGGCGCTCGACGGCGTCGAGGGCGCGCCCGGCATCCACGGCGTCCAGCAGAAGACGGTCACCTTCCACATCGGCCGCAACCAGGTCTCCTACGTCGACGCGAAGACCAAGCAGATGAAGGTCACGCAGGACGGCAAGGTCGTCAAGACCATCCCGATCTCCGCCGGCGCCCCCGAGCACACCACGTACGAGGGCCAGATGGTGATCTCCGAGAAGTTCACCCAGACCCGGATGAACGGCGCGACGGTCGGCTTCAAGGACTCCGACGGCAAGGGCGAGTACGACATCAAGGACGTACCCCACGCCATGCGCCTGACCAGCTCCGGCACCTTCATCCACGGCAACTACTGGGGTGCCCCGTCCGTGTTCGGCTCGGTCAACACCAGCCACGGCTGTGTCGGCCTGCAGGACGTGAAGGGCGCGGGCGACAAGAACATGCCGGCGGCGTGGTTCTACAACAACTCGCTGGTCGGTGACGTCGTGGTCGTCCAGAACACGGGCGACAAGACGGTCGCCCCGGACAACGGCCTCAACGGCTGGAACATGAACTGGGCGCAGTGGAAGGCCGGTTCGGCCGCCTGA
- a CDS encoding LAETG motif-containing sortase-dependent surface protein, whose protein sequence is MSSARRPLLTATAAGTLLCALWFVPSANASQDAPARAGAETSTTQITQQARAVSSAAASYEEEGTELADTGSPDTTPYVVGGTLFLAVGAGFVVYSVRRERLGF, encoded by the coding sequence GTGTCATCCGCTCGCCGTCCGCTGCTGACCGCCACCGCCGCGGGCACTCTGCTCTGCGCACTGTGGTTCGTCCCGTCCGCGAACGCGTCACAGGACGCCCCGGCCAGAGCCGGCGCGGAGACCTCCACGACGCAGATCACACAGCAGGCCAGGGCGGTGTCGTCGGCGGCCGCCTCCTATGAGGAGGAGGGCACCGAACTCGCCGACACCGGAAGCCCCGACACCACGCCGTACGTCGTCGGCGGCACGCTCTTCCTCGCCGTGGGTGCCGGATTCGTGGTGTATTCGGTGCGCCGCGAACGCCTGGGCTTTTAA
- a CDS encoding S8 family peptidase, whose translation MKKAAAAGAATAAAVALAAGVTSPASAGPAEHTSATAPDTAPAFSAKTRVTLITGDRVALDTKGRIVGLERAKGREHIPFQVRRTEGHTLVVPADAARLVAAGTLDQRLFDITELNKAATRKAQKNGLKVIVGYRGTATAARAGVRDAGRLRRSLTALDADAVQIPVRDTTALWHAVTDDGRSASGIAHVWLDGVRTASLDESVPQIGAPVAWKAGYTGKGVKVAVLDTGVDTSHPDLKDQVIESENFSGAKDATDHFGHGTHVASIVAGTGVKSGGKYKGVAPGARILNGKVLDDTGSGDDSGILAGMEWAAAQGASVVNLSLGGADSPGTDPLEAEVDKLSATKGILFAVAAGNDGPDSIGSPGSADAALTVGAVDKKDKLADFSSTGPRAGDGAIKPDVTAPGVDITAAAAKGSVIDQEVGEKPEGYLTLSGTSMATPHVAGAAAILKQEHPDWGYAELKGALTGSAKGGDYTPFQQGSGRVAVDRAIRQSVIAEPVSVSFGVQQWPHTDDKPVTRKVTYRNLGDKAATLTLSSTALDPKGQAAPAGFFELGATRVTVPAHGTASVDLTADTKLGGTLDGAYCAYVTATGAGQSVRTAAAVTREVESYDVTLKFIGRDGKPAPFYSAALSGVAGLANGKDFDPYDKSGTVKVRAPKGTYILNSSVYGDPDDATKGVDWIAQPKLTVARKQTITIDARRTRPVDITVPAKGVKSRFAAPEYDVTVGKGQYGYGWFLDSYENFRTLHLGPRLPAGSLYQQWDGHWTKGASEEYDVTAGGPVTQLATGCTRHFRASELATVKARLGAAASGKTGAVNAVGWLPGSSGASSIDIPQKLPGTRTLHLSATGGVNWQLEFAQNGGAGHDGLPVTEASYTLGEFTFKAGRTYTKTVNTAVFGPHVGGGLGLFRNGNEIYGSLPLFADSGRHGGYSAFTSVTTALYRDGTKAGANDDPLFGDKTFKVPAGDAAYRLTTSVKRSAEVARASSRIDATWTFRSEKPSGDFAELPASVPHYGIDTGLDGRVAAGRTVTFPVTVEGSAAGRNLKSLAVYVSYDGRTFEKADVRGGRVTVRNPAKGKSVTLRAFITDKQGNTSQITIWDAYFGK comes from the coding sequence GTGAAGAAAGCCGCTGCGGCCGGTGCGGCAACGGCCGCAGCTGTCGCCCTCGCCGCGGGTGTGACCAGCCCGGCATCGGCGGGGCCCGCGGAGCACACCTCTGCCACAGCCCCTGACACCGCCCCCGCGTTCAGCGCCAAGACCCGTGTCACCCTCATCACCGGTGACCGCGTCGCCCTCGACACCAAGGGCCGCATCGTCGGCTTGGAGCGGGCCAAGGGCCGCGAGCACATACCCTTCCAGGTCCGCAGGACCGAGGGACACACGCTGGTCGTCCCCGCCGACGCGGCCCGCCTGGTGGCCGCCGGCACGCTGGACCAGCGGCTGTTCGACATCACCGAGCTGAACAAGGCCGCCACCCGCAAGGCCCAGAAGAACGGCCTGAAGGTCATCGTCGGCTACCGCGGCACCGCCACGGCCGCCAGGGCCGGCGTCCGGGACGCGGGCCGACTGCGCCGCAGCCTCACCGCGCTCGACGCCGACGCCGTACAGATCCCGGTGCGGGACACCACCGCGCTGTGGCACGCCGTCACCGACGACGGCAGGTCCGCCTCCGGCATCGCACACGTCTGGCTCGACGGTGTCCGCACGGCCTCCCTCGACGAGTCCGTGCCGCAGATCGGCGCCCCCGTGGCCTGGAAGGCCGGATACACCGGCAAGGGCGTGAAGGTCGCCGTCCTCGACACCGGCGTGGACACCAGCCACCCGGACCTCAAGGACCAGGTGATCGAGTCCGAGAACTTCTCCGGCGCCAAGGACGCCACCGACCACTTCGGGCACGGCACCCACGTCGCCTCCATCGTCGCGGGCACCGGCGTCAAGTCGGGCGGCAAGTACAAGGGTGTCGCGCCCGGCGCCAGGATCCTCAACGGCAAGGTCCTGGACGACACCGGCTCCGGTGACGACTCCGGCATCCTCGCCGGCATGGAGTGGGCCGCCGCCCAGGGCGCCTCCGTCGTCAACCTCAGCCTCGGCGGCGCCGACAGCCCCGGCACCGACCCGCTCGAGGCCGAGGTCGACAAGCTCTCCGCCACCAAGGGCATCCTGTTCGCGGTCGCCGCGGGCAACGACGGCCCGGACTCGATCGGTTCGCCGGGCAGCGCGGACGCCGCGCTCACCGTCGGCGCCGTCGACAAGAAGGACAAGCTCGCCGACTTCTCCTCCACCGGCCCGCGCGCCGGCGACGGCGCGATCAAGCCGGACGTCACCGCGCCCGGCGTGGACATCACCGCCGCCGCGGCCAAGGGCAGCGTCATCGACCAGGAGGTCGGCGAGAAGCCCGAGGGCTACCTGACCCTCTCCGGCACCTCGATGGCCACCCCGCATGTCGCGGGCGCCGCCGCGATCCTGAAGCAGGAGCACCCCGACTGGGGATACGCCGAGCTGAAGGGCGCCCTGACCGGCTCCGCCAAGGGCGGCGACTACACACCGTTCCAGCAGGGTTCGGGCCGTGTCGCGGTGGACAGGGCGATCAGGCAGTCCGTGATCGCCGAGCCGGTCTCGGTGAGCTTCGGCGTCCAGCAGTGGCCGCACACCGACGACAAGCCGGTCACCAGGAAGGTGACGTACCGCAACCTCGGCGACAAGGCCGCCACGCTCACCCTGAGCAGCACCGCCCTCGACCCCAAGGGCCAGGCGGCCCCGGCCGGCTTCTTCGAGCTGGGCGCCACCAGGGTGACGGTCCCGGCGCACGGCACGGCCTCCGTCGACCTCACCGCCGACACCAAGCTGGGCGGCACCCTCGACGGCGCCTACTGCGCGTACGTGACCGCGACCGGCGCCGGCCAGAGTGTCCGCACGGCCGCCGCGGTGACGCGCGAGGTGGAGTCGTACGACGTCACGCTGAAGTTCATCGGGCGCGACGGCAAGCCGGCCCCGTTCTACAGCGCCGCCCTCAGCGGTGTCGCCGGGCTCGCGAACGGCAAGGACTTCGACCCGTACGACAAGTCCGGCACGGTGAAGGTGCGCGCGCCCAAGGGCACGTACATCCTCAACTCCTCGGTCTACGGGGACCCGGACGACGCCACCAAGGGCGTCGACTGGATCGCCCAGCCGAAGCTGACCGTCGCCAGGAAGCAGACGATCACGATCGACGCGCGCAGGACCAGGCCGGTCGACATCACGGTGCCGGCCAAGGGCGTGAAGTCCCGGTTCGCCGCGCCGGAGTACGACGTCACCGTCGGCAAGGGCCAGTACGGCTACGGCTGGTTCCTGGACTCGTACGAGAACTTCCGCACCCTGCACCTCGGCCCGCGGCTGCCCGCCGGCTCGCTGTACCAGCAGTGGGACGGCCACTGGACCAAGGGCGCGAGCGAGGAGTACGACGTCACCGCCGGCGGCCCGGTCACGCAGCTCGCCACCGGCTGCACCAGGCACTTCAGGGCGAGCGAGCTGGCCACGGTCAAGGCCCGGCTCGGTGCCGCCGCGAGCGGCAAGACCGGCGCCGTCAACGCGGTCGGCTGGCTGCCCGGCAGCAGCGGCGCCTCCTCCATCGACATCCCGCAGAAGCTGCCCGGCACCCGGACCCTGCACCTGTCCGCCACGGGCGGGGTGAACTGGCAGCTGGAGTTCGCCCAGAACGGCGGCGCCGGCCATGACGGCCTCCCGGTCACCGAGGCGTCGTACACGCTCGGCGAGTTCACCTTCAAGGCCGGCCGCACCTACACCAAGACGGTCAACACCGCGGTCTTCGGCCCGCACGTCGGAGGCGGCCTCGGGCTGTTCCGCAACGGCAACGAGATCTACGGTTCGCTGCCGCTGTTCGCCGACTCCGGCAGGCACGGCGGGTACTCGGCGTTCACCTCGGTGACCACGGCCCTGTACCGGGACGGCACCAAAGCCGGCGCCAACGACGACCCGCTGTTCGGCGACAAGACCTTCAAGGTCCCGGCCGGCGACGCCGCCTACCGGCTGACCACCTCGGTCAAGCGCTCGGCCGAGGTCGCCCGGGCCTCCTCGCGGATCGACGCGACCTGGACCTTCCGCTCCGAGAAACCCTCCGGCGACTTCGCCGAGCTGCCCGCCTCCGTCCCGCACTACGGCATCGACACCGGCCTGGACGGCCGGGTCGCGGCCGGCAGGACGGTCACCTTCCCGGTCACCGTCGAGGGCTCGGCCGCGGGCAGGAACCTGAAGTCCCTGGCCGTCTACGTCTCCTACGACGGCAGGACCTTCGAGAAGGCCGACGTCCGCGGCGGCAGGGTCACGGTGCGGAACCCCGCGAAGGGCAAGTCCGTGACCCTGCGCGCCTTCATCACCGACAAGCAGGGCAACACGTCGCAGATCACGATCTGGGACGCCTACTTCGGCAAGTGA
- a CDS encoding ABC transporter ATP-binding protein, whose protein sequence is MYELKNVTKRYTRGKDTVHALDGVDLTIGDGDRLVIQGPTGGGKSTLLQMLGALDRPSSGEVILDGTDLARLSEARLTRVRSENIGFVFQSFNLIPTLTAQENVETALVPLGIKVKERRELAAEALHSVGLGERLGHLPGEMSGGQQQRVAIARALVKKPKVLLADEPTGNLDEGMRDEIMDVLERLWKEHGLTFVMVTHDSAIAKKAPRLATIRKGKITVRENAGA, encoded by the coding sequence ATGTACGAACTGAAGAACGTGACCAAGCGCTACACCCGGGGCAAGGACACCGTCCACGCCCTCGACGGTGTGGACCTGACCATCGGCGACGGAGACAGGCTCGTCATCCAGGGCCCCACCGGTGGCGGCAAGTCCACCCTGCTCCAGATGCTCGGCGCTCTGGACCGGCCCAGCTCCGGCGAGGTGATCCTGGACGGCACCGACCTGGCCAGGCTCAGCGAGGCCCGGCTGACCCGGGTGCGCAGCGAGAACATCGGCTTCGTCTTCCAGTCGTTCAACCTCATCCCCACCCTCACCGCCCAGGAGAACGTGGAGACCGCCCTCGTCCCCCTCGGCATCAAGGTCAAGGAGCGCCGCGAACTGGCCGCCGAGGCCCTGCACTCGGTCGGCCTCGGCGAACGCCTGGGCCATCTGCCCGGGGAAATGTCCGGCGGCCAGCAGCAGCGCGTCGCCATCGCCCGTGCCCTGGTGAAGAAGCCCAAGGTGCTGCTCGCCGACGAGCCGACCGGCAACCTCGACGAGGGCATGCGGGACGAGATCATGGACGTGCTCGAACGGCTGTGGAAGGAGCACGGGCTGACCTTCGTCATGGTCACCCACGACTCCGCGATCGCGAAGAAGGCCCCGCGGCTGGCCACCATCCGCAAGGGAAAGATCACGGTAAGGGAGAACGCGGGCGCCTGA